The sequence GTCGAGGCCGGAAATATCTAGAGGATCGCTTTACTCCAGAATGCATTGCAGAACAATACGCCGATGTATTAGCCGTTCGCCCAGAATTGCAACTGCAGTTGAATGGTGGCAAAGTCATCCGGTTCAAAGAATTTTAGATTGAGGTTATTCCTCTTTTATGGAATGGTCATAACTGGTAACCCTGCAATGCCCAGATATGGGCATCCAGGGAACCATTGCTATGAATAGCACTTCAATGGTAGCGGACGGTTTGGGATTTCAGATTAGGTGTACCATAGTAGGCGTTTGAATCATGAGAGCCATAGGGAAGATGCTGCGATCGCAAAACACAGAGCACAACCGCAAATTTAAGTGGGGTCACTGGCTGGGCGGACTGGCCTTGCTGTTTCCTCTAACTCTGAGTTTCGGTCAGTTTCCCGCTGCCTATTCGCAAAATTCGAGCCGCTCGATTACCTTGCGTGCCGATATCCAAGAGGCCAATGCTAGAACGGGGGTACTGACAGCTCGCGGTAACGTGCAAATTTTGTACCCAGCGCGCAATATTCAAGCAACAGCCGCTCAAGCTCAGTATTTTAGCCGCGAGCGCCGCATCGTGCTCAGCGGTAATGTTTATGTTTTGCAAGAAGGAAATAGTTTGCGCGGAGAAACGGTGACGTACTTGATTGATGAGGGGCGTTTTGTCGCACTCCCGCAAGCCCAAGGGCAACAAGTTGAAGCGATTTATATTGTTCCCGAGTCAACCAATTCTCCGGGAAGCCCAGCCCCCTTACCTGCAACTCCGGAGCTATAGAGCGCATACTTAGTGCTGGGGAACAGGGACAGAGAAAGAGAAAGAGGTATCCGAATATATGTCTGTAACGTTATGCGATCGCTGGGATAGAGTTAACTGGCGATCGCATCAGTAACGATACGAATTCGACCTCGTTTTACGGCTCGCAACAAGCGAGTGACCGCACAGCGATCTTGATGTTCTAGTTCTGGATTCTCGAAATAGCGTTGCACGGTTTGGTAGTCAGCCGAGGAGAGTAAACCGGTTGCACCAACGGTGGCAAAGATTTCGGAGATCTGGTCGGATAGTTTTTCTTGGATAGATAACACGATTAATAAACCAACTCATCATGGTTCTAGGATCGCTCACTTTCAACGAGGCCTCAGTGATGCGTGCCACAATCTCTTGGTGACGATCCAGTTGGGGAAGAGGAGATCGCGATCGCATGTCGCCCTAGATTCGCCAGAAGCCACCTATAGTCGATGCAAAATTTCTGGTAATAAGGTTCTGGGGACTTCTCCTAATGCCTGATTTTGGGCTTCAATACCGCCTTCATTATAGACGGTGCGTAATGTTTGCAACAAAGATTTGAGAGCGATCGCAGCCATTTTTGGCCGGTCTTGCCAGTGTTCCCAAGCTTGAATATCTTGTTTGAGCGAGAGTTGTAAGGTTTCCAGTATTGAGTCCGCCGATGGAGAAATTTGTCGAGCAGTCATGGCTGACTGGTATAAAGCAACCGCTAAATGATGGTGGGTGGTGCCGGGATCGAAATTAAGGGCCAATCTTCCCGGTTCGGTTGTATTCTCTCGCAGACAGGAGATCGCCGCGATCGCCTGTTCCCAAGCTCGGATAGAATTCTGGAGCATGTCCTGCTTTTGCTCCTTGGATACATTCTCTCGATTCGCCATATGCCAATAGGTCATTCCCAAGTTATTCTGGGTGGCAGCATATCCGGTGGGGTTATTCTCCAGAGTGCGATATTGCAAGACCAGTTGATACGACCAAATTGCTAATTTCAAGTAATCTTGCGGCCGTTCGTGTTGCGATAAATTCCAATACGCCGTGCCGAGATTATTTTGAATCATGCCATAACTGAGGACATCTCGGTCGGGATGATAATATTTCAGAGCTTCTTGATAGGCCGCGATCGCCTGCTTGAGACAAGCTACCGGGTTTTGATGTTGGGCCAAATTCCAATAGGCAGTTCCTAAATTATTTTGCGTGGAAGCATAATGTTGCAAATCCTCCAGGTTCGTCTCCTGAGATTGGCGATAAGATAGAGCTTCTTGATAGGCTGCGATCGCTTTCTCCAATGCAGTTATCGGATCGCCGTAACAGGCCAGTTCGCCATAGGCAATGCCCAAGTTATTTTGCAAGCGCGAAAACCCTTGCGGCGTAGAGCCAATTGCGGGATGGGAGAGAGCCAGTTCGTAGGTGGTAATGGCCTGTTGCACGGTAATGAAGGTTTCTGGCGATCGCCCTAACTTCCGTGCGAGAATCCAATACAGATTGCCTAGATCGTTATATAAATCTAAACGGGCGATCGCATCCGGTTCGAGTCGATCTAATTCTAGATTGTGATGAGTAATGGCAGCTTGAATATCGGCAACCGTTTCCAGTTTGCGCTGCCCAGAACGAACGGTCGCCGGTTGCTCTTGCATGGGAGGAGACGGGAGAGAATCTTGCTCTAGCTCGGCGCGATGGTTATTCTCTGGCTGGCTTTCCTCTAGTTTGTCGCCCTTGACCTCTGCTTCAATCGCAGTTGATGGTGTCAAAGAGATCGTCGTATTAGTTGAAGTATTCGTTGAAGTATTAGCCGAGGCAAACTCCGCCGGCAACGGTTCGGCTGCAAACTCAAATAATCCCGTGCGACATTGCCAAAACCTCGGTACCGACTGCTGGATAGATAACAACCAAGGACGAGGAACCCAAAGAAGCAAATTCCACTCCCACGCTAAATCTAAATACCGTTGGGCAATATATTCTAAATTCTGTAAAAACGACCATTGTTGACTCGGAGGCTGTCGGGTTAAATGTTCGACTCCAACAAATTGAAATCCCGGAGAAGACTGACGCGGCAGATCTCCAGCCAGATCTAAGGGAGAAACATTGCTCCAATCATCTTTGCGTCGCCTTGGATGGGGAGCGGGAGCCTCGAGCTGAGGAGAATGGTGCGAGTGGGCATCGCTCATCTGGATCTGCCAGCGATCGATTTGGCGAACTAAGTTTGGATCTTGAACTTCTAGCTCTAGGGTAACCCATTGCGGTAGAGTCGAGCCAACAGGGGTATGATTGCAGCACAACTCGGCATCGAGCTGGGTTACTAGAGTTTGACATAACTGAGGATCGTCACAGACGGCGACGAAAATCTGACGGCGCAGATTTAAGCTGAGAGTTTCTTGAAGATTGCGATAGGTTTGCCAGTTTCGATCTTGGGATATCATAATGAAGAGGATAAGAACGTGCGTTTACCCGATCGATTCACGATTCAAGGAATTACCCTCTCAGTCAGGACAGTCTGCTCGATCCTCTTCTTTCCGTTCGCACCCACTGCCCTGACTTTACCGAAATTGACCTTATCGACTTAGTGCATTCAGGACTTAGTCCCTTCGTTGAATAAGGCTTTGGTTTTTGATTCTCCCACTTTTTTCAAGGTACGCGTCAAGGTGGTATTCAGCAGAGCAAAAAGACTCAACTGACTCAACAATGAAAGCGCGAAAGGTAAGACCAAGACTTGCGGGGTACTTTGCAGGACAAACCAACTGCCGCCAAACACTAAGGATATCCACAATACTGGGGAGAGATGGGGAGTGAGTCCGAGAGCGCCTAACACGATTAGGGGTAAGAGCAAACCTCCAAAGACCGATCCAGTGGCGATCGCCATTCGTTTCTTAGAACGATTGAGCATACCCAATTGAATGACAGTAGCATAAATCAGCATCAAGTTCGCCGAGATAATTAAGGAGAGTATTGCCCACATTTTCTCCGGGTTGGGTACTCGGAAGAATGCCCAAGCCGACCACACTAAAGTTATCGTGGCAATGTTGAAGCCAATGGCGAGAATAGAGGGACTTTTTTCTCCCCAGAGTAAGTCGTGGATGAGGGCGCGATTTTTGCCGACTTGTTGATGGCGATATCTAGCCCAATCTAGGGAAAGCTGTCGTTCTGGAGTAATGGCAAATGCGGTGGAAATGACTGCGACTAGGTTGAGTAGGCTCATGCCAAAGAGCAAGAGGAAGGCTTCCTCATGGTCGCGAAACTCGAGGGGAACGGCAAATCCCAAGCACCAAAACTGCAAGCTGGCGATCGCGCAATAGCTTTGTACTTTGCTCAGTCGAGTTCCTTGGGGGTTTTGGTAAGAGCGGTTGAGCGCGCACCAAATCCAGTAGGTGGCGACGACTCCGGTAATTAGGGTTAATCCATAGCCAAACTCGGCCGAAGCTAGGGGTAAGGTAAACCAATGGACTGTAAAGTATGCGGGAACGCCTGAAGCATACATCTCCCACCCGGAATTAATCCCTTGGAGTAAATAAGGCGCAATCATGAGAGTAATGCCGCTCGCACCACCGGCACGAGCTTGCTCGCTTACATTATTTTTGCCGATCGTGCCAAAGAGTAAAGCAAGAGTATAAAAGAAGGCGCATCCTGCGATCCAGAGACTATAGACGGCAAGAATGGAGAGAGCTGAATAGGTTTGCAATGCCGCCAAAAAGTGCAAAGGCAAGCACAAGGCGACGAAGAGATAAGCAGCGATGGGTACGCCTAAGAGTTTTCCTAGTAAGATACTTTGACTCTTTTGCGGACTGAGGCGAATAAAGTTTAGAGTTCCTTGGCGCGTTTCTTTGGCCATGTCGCTGGTGAGTAAAAATACCCCGCACACCACGAGAGTTAAGGGTAAAATCCAGGTCAAGCCATAAAAGATAACCGGCCAGTGGAAGTCTTGGGTGTAGGGACTGTAGTCATATTCGGCGGCAATTAAGATTAAGATGCCTTGCAAGAGAACTGCGGCTCCCACGGCGAGAAAGACGGGTGCTGGTTTCAGTCTTCCTTTTACTTCCCGTAATAATTGCGGATTCCATTCTCCAATACGATTTAACAGTGCGGCATTCATATGAGATAAACTCCTAAACAGCAATGAGGGTTATAAGTGCTTTTCGCTTCGCGGACATGAATGTACTAGGGAATGGGTCGTGGGGAAGAGGGAATTGTCTTGTCGTACATAGGTTCTGGATTAGGTACTATATTCCACTGTTCCATTATGCCTCGCTCATTTGCGATCGGGAATCGATCGTAGGCGAGAAACCGGGTTTGTGCCTCATCTGTTGCTTTGATGCGGAGGGGATAGCAAGAGAAACCGGGTTTGTGCCTCATCTGCTGCTTTGATACGGAGGGGATAGCAAGAGAAACCGGGTTTGTGCCTCATCTGCTGCTTTGATACGGAGGGGATAGCAAGAGAAACCGGGTTTGTGCCTCATCTGCTGCTTTGATACGGAGGGGATAGCAAACCCGGTTTCTGAACCCCCCCGAGGCAACCCGAGTGGCTTAATAAAAATTAACATTTAATCGTCACGAGAGGCGGTTTGTCTCTGGCGAGAGAAAAATATGTCGATTTTCCGATATATCGGTTTGCTTAAAGACTGGTTTGGATGACGTCGCGATACTGACTTTTGGGTTTAACGCCTTTCAATTCTTGGAGTAACTCCCGATCTTTGAATAAATGGACGGTTGGAGTGCCTGTAATTCCAGCATTTTCAGCAATATCGGGATCGGCTTCAATGTCAATTTGGATGTAGTGAATAGTGTTGGTAAATTCATCGACGACTTTACCGAGGATGGGTTTTAAGCTGTGGCAGGGGCCGCAGGTGGGCGAGGTGTACATGACGAGTAAAGGGCGATCGCTTTCGTGGAATAATTTGCGCAGGGCATAACCTCCTTTATGTCGGGTTTCGGTAATATCAAAGGTGTCTGCTGTATCCGTAGTTTCCGGTTTAGCGGCCTCTTTGGCTGCATCCGTTACTACCTGTTTTTCGTCGTGCTTAAATTCTTCACCTAACCCATTTGCCGATAACCAGCGCTCGGCTAACATGGCTCCCATACAACCGGT is a genomic window of Roseofilum casamattae BLCC-M143 containing:
- a CDS encoding LptA/OstA family protein, translated to MLRSQNTEHNRKFKWGHWLGGLALLFPLTLSFGQFPAAYSQNSSRSITLRADIQEANARTGVLTARGNVQILYPARNIQATAAQAQYFSRERRIVLSGNVYVLQEGNSLRGETVTYLIDEGRFVALPQAQGQQVEAIYIVPESTNSPGSPAPLPATPEL
- a CDS encoding tetratricopeptide repeat protein, whose translation is MISQDRNWQTYRNLQETLSLNLRRQIFVAVCDDPQLCQTLVTQLDAELCCNHTPVGSTLPQWVTLELEVQDPNLVRQIDRWQIQMSDAHSHHSPQLEAPAPHPRRRKDDWSNVSPLDLAGDLPRQSSPGFQFVGVEHLTRQPPSQQWSFLQNLEYIAQRYLDLAWEWNLLLWVPRPWLLSIQQSVPRFWQCRTGLFEFAAEPLPAEFASANTSTNTSTNTTISLTPSTAIEAEVKGDKLEESQPENNHRAELEQDSLPSPPMQEQPATVRSGQRKLETVADIQAAITHHNLELDRLEPDAIARLDLYNDLGNLYWILARKLGRSPETFITVQQAITTYELALSHPAIGSTPQGFSRLQNNLGIAYGELACYGDPITALEKAIAAYQEALSYRQSQETNLEDLQHYASTQNNLGTAYWNLAQHQNPVACLKQAIAAYQEALKYYHPDRDVLSYGMIQNNLGTAYWNLSQHERPQDYLKLAIWSYQLVLQYRTLENNPTGYAATQNNLGMTYWHMANRENVSKEQKQDMLQNSIRAWEQAIAAISCLRENTTEPGRLALNFDPGTTHHHLAVALYQSAMTARQISPSADSILETLQLSLKQDIQAWEHWQDRPKMAAIALKSLLQTLRTVYNEGGIEAQNQALGEVPRTLLPEILHRL